A genomic region of Planococcus kocurii contains the following coding sequences:
- the acsA gene encoding acetate--CoA ligase, giving the protein MNVKILPAKPGIHQLHNYEEIAANFDWADVEKEFSWYETGRVNMAHEAIDRHADSDRKNKVALYYKDQNRNESYTFYEMKRMTNRAANLLKENSTLAKGDRLFIFMPRSPELYFMMFGALKMGLIVGPLFEAFMEGAIYDRLDDSRAKSIVTTPELLERIPYDRLPELETIFLVGENVKAQDGHVDVLKQLPVSSDTFDIEWLDKEDGLVLHYTSGSTGKPKGVLHAQYAMVQQYQTGKWVLDFNETDIYWCTADPGWVTGTAYGVFSPWLNGVTTVILGGRFSPDGWYKAIEDFGVTVWYSAPTAFRMLMGAGDALVKEYDLSTLRHVLSVGEPLNPEVVRWGAEVFDKRIHDTWWMTETGAQTICNYPSVDIKPGSMGKPVPGINVAIVDDQGNVLPPNQMGNLAIEKGWPAMMRQIWNNPAKYDSYFLKDKWYVSGDSAYMDEEGYFWFQGRVDDVIMTSGERVGPFEVESKLLEHPAVAEAGVIGKPDPVRGEIIKAFVALNDGYEPSEELVQDIQQFVKKGLAAHSAPREIEFKDKLPKTRSGKIMRRVLKAWELNLPTGDLSSMED; this is encoded by the coding sequence ATGAATGTGAAAATCTTACCAGCAAAACCAGGAATTCATCAATTACATAATTACGAAGAAATAGCTGCCAATTTTGATTGGGCTGACGTTGAAAAAGAATTTAGTTGGTATGAGACTGGTCGAGTTAACATGGCGCACGAAGCCATTGATCGTCACGCAGATTCCGACCGGAAAAACAAAGTAGCTCTTTACTACAAAGATCAAAATCGTAATGAGTCATACACGTTTTATGAAATGAAGCGTATGACAAATCGTGCAGCTAATTTGTTAAAAGAAAATTCAACATTAGCAAAAGGAGATCGCCTCTTCATTTTTATGCCTCGTTCTCCGGAGCTCTATTTCATGATGTTCGGAGCGTTAAAAATGGGGCTAATTGTCGGCCCGCTGTTTGAAGCATTTATGGAAGGCGCTATTTACGATCGACTTGACGATAGTAGAGCCAAATCAATTGTTACAACGCCAGAACTATTAGAGCGGATTCCTTATGATCGTTTGCCGGAGCTTGAAACGATTTTTCTAGTAGGGGAGAACGTTAAAGCGCAAGACGGACACGTCGATGTGTTGAAACAGTTACCGGTCAGCTCAGATACATTTGATATTGAGTGGTTAGACAAAGAAGATGGTTTGGTTCTTCACTACACATCTGGTTCTACAGGTAAACCAAAAGGTGTCTTGCATGCCCAGTATGCGATGGTCCAGCAGTACCAGACAGGGAAATGGGTGTTGGACTTTAATGAAACGGATATCTATTGGTGTACAGCGGATCCAGGCTGGGTGACAGGAACAGCTTATGGCGTGTTTTCGCCTTGGTTGAATGGCGTGACGACCGTCATTTTAGGTGGACGCTTTTCTCCAGATGGCTGGTACAAAGCCATTGAAGATTTTGGCGTAACAGTTTGGTATAGTGCACCGACAGCTTTCCGTATGTTGATGGGCGCAGGAGATGCACTAGTAAAAGAATATGATTTATCGACGCTGCGTCATGTGTTGTCTGTAGGGGAACCGTTAAACCCTGAAGTGGTCAGATGGGGAGCGGAAGTATTCGACAAACGTATTCATGATACGTGGTGGATGACTGAAACGGGAGCACAAACTATCTGTAATTATCCATCTGTCGACATTAAGCCAGGTTCAATGGGGAAACCGGTGCCGGGCATCAATGTTGCCATTGTCGATGACCAAGGCAATGTATTGCCACCTAATCAGATGGGGAACTTAGCGATTGAAAAAGGATGGCCAGCAATGATGCGTCAAATTTGGAATAATCCAGCGAAATACGATTCTTATTTCTTAAAAGATAAATGGTATGTTTCAGGGGACTCAGCTTATATGGACGAGGAAGGGTATTTCTGGTTCCAAGGTCGCGTGGATGACGTCATTATGACTTCTGGTGAGCGAGTTGGACCATTTGAAGTAGAAAGCAAATTACTGGAACATCCAGCAGTTGCTGAAGCCGGGGTGATTGGTAAGCCAGATCCGGTACGTGGCGAAATTATTAAAGCGTTTGTGGCATTAAACGATGGCTATGAGCCTTCAGAAGAATTGGTTCAAGATATTCAGCAATTTGTTAAGAAAGGGTTAGCTGCCCATTCGGCACCACGTGAAATTGAGTTTAAAGACAAACTTCCGAAAACACGAAGTGGTAAAAT